The following DNA comes from Candidatus Binataceae bacterium.
ACCTCAACGACGACGGCTACCTGGAAACGCCGGTCGAGGACCTTGCGGTCCAGCTCGAGACCGACCCGGCCACGGTCGAGCGCGTGCTCAAGCGCGTGCAGCGGTTCGATCCCCCTGGCGTAGCGGCGCGCGATCTGCGCGAGTGCCTCTTCCAGCAACTGGCCAATATCGGGATGGAAGAGTCGCTGGCGGCGCGGATCGTGCTCAACCATCTCGATCTGCTCGAGAAGCATCGCTATGCGGAGATCGCGCGCTCGCTCGGCGTTTCCGTCGAGACGGTCGGGCAGGCGGCGAAGGTAATCTCGCTGCTCGAGCCCAAGCCGGGACGCGACTACGGCGGCCAGGAGCCGGCCTATATCGTGCCCGACGTTTTCATCCACAAGATGGGCAATGACTACGTGGTGCTGCTCAACGAGGGAGCGGTGCCGCGGCTGCGGCTTGCGGGATATTACCAACGCGTATTGAGCGACAGCGCGGTCGCCGCCGACACCAAGGAATATCTGCAGGAGCGGCTGCGGTCGGCGCGATGGCTGGTCAAGTCGATTTACCAGCGCCAGCAGACGATCTTCAAGGTCGCCACCTCGATCGTGAAGTTCCAGCGCGCGTTCTTCGACCACGGCATCACGCACCTCCGCCCGCTGGTGCTCAAGGACGTGGCCGAAGATATCGGGATGCACGAATCGACCATCAGCCGCGCCACCGCCAACAAGTACGCGCACACCCAGCAGGGCATCTTCGAGATGAAGTTCTTCTTCACCTCGGGCGTCAAGGGCACCAGCGGCGAGGACGTGAGCGCGGAAACCGTCAAGGAGAAGATCCGCGCGATGGTCGCGCTCGAGCACACGCATGATCCTTTGTCAGACCAGGCGATCGCCGAATTTCTGCGCCGCGACCAGATCAATATCGCGCGCCGCACAGTTGCCAAGTACCGCCAGGCACTCGGGATCCTGCCGTCGGCGCGGCGCAAGAAGGTGGGTTGAACATCTCCTTGACGGCAGAGAGCGCGGGCGAGCGGGCCGCCGGCGAAAGGCGGCGCCGAAGAGGCAGCAGAGAGGTAGTTAGATGGCGACGAAAGAGCCGGCGCGAAAGCGCAACGGGAGAGCCGAACATAAACAGCGCCGCCGCGAGAAGCTCAAGGCCAGGCCCGTAGCCGAGGTCGCCGTGACCTTTCGCCACGTCGAGCCGACCGAACCGATTCGCCTCTACGCGGAGCGCAAGCTCGGGCACGTGGCCCAGGCGCTCAAGCGTCCCTGCACGGTGCATTTGATCCTCTCGGTCGATAAATACCGCCAGTGCGGCGAGGTAACGGTAAAATCGGGCCGTTTGGCGGTGGTCGCCGCACAGGAAGAGACCAAAGATCTCTACTCGGTCATCGACCTGCTCGCCGACAAGGTCCAGCGTCAACTCAAAAAACATCTGGAGAAAATCGAGGCCAGGAAATGGCGTTCCCCGTCGGCGGGCGAGGTCTTGAGCGCGGTCGAGGAGGTGGAGAGCGATTCGCGTTCGTAGGCGGGACCAAGGGGGGCTTACGTAAAAAGAACTTGGGCGCCAGGCGGTTCTTTTGCGGCCGCAGTGTGCTCGCTCTCGCCCGCTTTTCGATGCAATAATCGGGGTGCGCTGACCAAGCAATGAAAATTACCGATATTCTGAGCCCTGAGATGGTGTTGCCTGAGCTCAAGGGCACCACCAAACCCGATGTCCTGCACGAGCTGTCGGACTACCTTGCGAGCAAGCATCGCGAGATCGAACCCGCGGCGCTGTCGGCGGTGCTGGCCGAGCGCGAGCGGCTCGGCTCGACCGCGATCGGCGATGGTATCGCGATCCCCCACGGCAAACTCGCCGGGGTCAACAGCATCATCGGCGTCTTCGGCCGCCATCAGCGCGGCGTGGACTTCGACTCGCTCGACGGCGGCTCCACCCATCTGTTCTTCCTGCTGGTCGCGCCCGAGGATTCGGCGAGTCTCCATCTCAAGGCTCTCGCGCGCGTCTCGCGCCTGATGAAAGACCCGGGCTTTCGCGAACGGTTGACCGCTGCGCCCGACGCGGCCGAAATCTTCCGCCTCATCAAGGAGGAAGACGCCCGGCACTGAAGCGGCACGCCGGAGCGCCTTCGACCCGCGATGGCCCCACGACGGCGGGCGCGCCCGCACAAGGCGCGCGCGACGGCCGTATCGGGCTCCGGAGCCGTATCTCGAAAATCCCGCAAGCCGCGAAACTCCGCCAGGTCTCCCGCCTCGGAGAAGGCTAGCCGCACCCCGCGCCTCATCATCGTCACCGGCGTTTCGGGATCGGGGCGAGCGACCGCGATGCGGGTGCTCGAGGATCTGGGTTTCTACTGCGTCGACAACATGCCCGTCGCGCTGGCCGAGTCGGCGATGCGCCTTGCGACCCGGCGCGACCCGGAGCTTTTGGGCGTGGCGCTCGGGATCGATTCACGCGAGCGGCTCTTCTTTCCGCAGTGGCCGCGCTTTTTCAGCGATCTCGAGCGCGCCGGCTTCCGTCCCGAAGTGATCTTCCTCGACGCCGCCGACGAGGTCCTGGTGCGGCGCTACTCGGAAACCCGCCGGCCGCATCCGATGGCTGAAAGCGGCGCCTCGGTCGCCGAAGGTATCCGCAGCGAGCGGCTGGCCCTGGCCGAGATGCGCGAGCGGGCCGACCGCGTGATCGACACCACCGCGCTCAGCGTGCATGAGCTGCGCGAGGTCATCACCGGTTCGGTGCTGGGCGCGGCGAGCGGCTCGGCGATGACGATCGCGCTGGTCTCGTTCGGCTACAAGTACGGGATTCCTGTCGGGATGGATCTCGTGCTCGACGTGCGCTTCCTGCCGAATCCGTTTTTCGTGCCTGGCCTCAGGCCGCTTGACGGGACGGACGGGCGGGTACGGGCCTACGTGATGAAGCATCCGGAGGCGCGGCGCTTCATCGAGGAGACCGCGCGCCTGCTCGGCTTCCTGGTGCCGCTCTACCGGCGCGAGGGCAAGAGCTACCTGACGATCGGCCTGGGATGCACCGGCGGGCGGCACCGCTCGCCCACGCTCGCGCTCGAACTCGCGCGCCGCCTCGGCAAAAAGAGCGTGACCGTCCAGGTGCGCCACCACGACATCGCGCGCTGAGGCCCCTGCGGCCTCTGCACTTGCCGCGCATCAGAGCGGACGCACCGCGCTTGTTTGGGTCCGCCTCCGCTTTGGCTGATGCTTCTCCAATTCTTGCCGGGCCACGGTTGGAGAATCGCTCGCCGACGTCTAGCGGGTCGCGGCCGCCATATGCAGCGCGAACATGCCCAGCGGGATTATGTCCATCAGCATTGCCAAGGCAAGGAGCGTACGTGTAAGGCGCTCGCGCAACAGGAAGAAGGTCGCCAGCTCGATCATCAGCAGGACTGGGCCAAAGACGATGCGTGGGATCGCGCCGAAGGCGATGAGCACGCCGAGCTCCCCACTGATCGCTTGAGGCAGGCTCTGAGGGCTGGGATCGGCCGCCATCCACCTGACCGCAAGCCAGCTCACCGGGCCAGTCGCGGCGATCAGGAGTTCGGCGGCGAGCAGGGTGCGCATGGCCTTCTCGGCGCACAGCTTCAGCAGGAACCAGGTCGGCGCCAGGCTGAAGAACCCCGCGGCCAGCACGAACACGATCATGTCGCCGAACGCGACCATCCCGCCGGAAGTCTGCTTTATGTCCTCCGTGATACGCAGCTCATTGAGGGCGACGGCAGCGATACCGCCGACGACGGAGAGAGCGTAACCCGCGCCTATCAATGCCAGCTTCTTCGTGACCTTCATCCGCCTACTCACAGCCCCTGAATCCAATAACTATTATCGACGGCTTCAAAAGCAAGAGATCGCGCGACCGGCGCGAACGCGGCGGTACGGCTGCGCCACAACGACATCGCGCGCTGAGTCTTTCCGGACGCGCTCTCGATTCGCGGGTCAGAAATTATTCCAGAACGCGGAGCAGAAGTGCTCGTCGTCAAAGGTCGTTTCGACCGTCGGCGTTGGCGCCACCAGGGACTGAAACTCATCGGTGGCGACGCTGTACGGAGACCAGAGCGGTTGGCCGGCGGAGTTGGGGTCGCCGGTCGCGGCAAAGGTGGTCCAGTAACTGATCATCGATTCGGAGAGCGACTGCTGCTCGGGGGTGAAGTTGCTCGGCGTCGAAAAGACGTCGAATAAATAGGGCACCTCGGTGAAATGCGCGGTGCCGAGCGGGAACTTGATCGGCGGAAAGAGCGGAGCAGGAAACTCGTTGAACACGAGATAGGCATTCTCGTCATTGAATTCGTAGGCATAGGTCGTCACGGATGCCGCCAGCAGTTGAACGCCATTGCGTTCCGGGCAGGCAAAAATTCCGTCGGTGCCGGACGCGCCCAGCGCGATCCCTGGACTGGGATTCGGATCGCCAGGAATCGGAGGAACGATCGGATAATTGGCCAGCGGGTACAGCACGGTAAAGATGAACGGCCCGAAGGCCGGCCCGAATCCGCTCCATAACGCATCGACCGCTGCCTCGTAGTCCGCTTCATCGGTCAGCGGATGGCCGGTCGCGTCATACTGGTCGGCCACGAACAGCCGCCATTCGTCGTGATTGCCGCCCGAAATTACCGGCACGCGATTGAAGTGTCCACTGGCGAAAGCCGCGGTCGGAGTTTGCGTGAGGATGGTCCCGTCGACGAATGGATAAATTGTCGATGGCTCGACGAGGACTATCGTCGAGGCTGCCACCCCGCGCAGACACTCCGCCGTCTGGCCGGAGCATCCGACGCTCGCGGCGAGCGCCGTGCCCGACGGCACCAGCGAGGTGCCGACGCTTTCAGCCTGGACCAGCGGGACGATCGAGATGGGCGTCCAGTAATCTTGAAACTGGATGTACGATCCGCTTTCGGCGATCGCGCGCTGGAAAAGCCCGGTTGCCGTCGGCGAGGCGAGGTGCGCATAGACGCTTTGTCCGCCCGCCGACTCGCCGAAGATCGTCACCCGGCTCGCGTCGCCGCCGAACGCCCCGATGTTGCGTTGGACCCACCTGAGCGCGAGCTGCTGATCCATCAGGCCGTAGTTGCCGTTGAGATGGCCTTCCGCGTCGATCGCCGGATGCGCGAAAAACCCCAGCAGGCCGAGCCGGTAGTTGATGGTCACGACGATAACGCCGCCCTGTTCGATCATCCGCGTCGGATCGTAAAATCCGCCGCCGCCGGTCACCAGGGCGCCGCCGTGGATCCAGACCATCACCGGCAGGCCATGATGCTTGTTCTGATTCTTGCGTCCGCGCGGCGTGTAGATGTTAAGCGTCAGGCAATCCTCGCTGCCTGAAGTTCCTCCAAGGCCGTCCGGCTGCGTGCAGGAACTGCTGAACTGGGTCGCCTCGAAGACGCCATGCCAGCGGCCGAAGGGCTGCGGCGGCGTCCAGCGGAGCGCCCCGACCGGCGGTATCGGCGTATGGAATGCCAAGCTACCGATCGGTCGTCGCCCCCTCGATCCCCTTCAGGGGACCGCTCTGCGTGACGATCGCCGGGCTGGCGGCTGCGATGGTCGCGACTACCGCCAGGCTAGAGCCGACCGCTATCAGCGCGAGGGAAAGAATTCCAAGGCGGAGGAATATAGCTCTCATCGCGACCCTCTCTGCTGTGGCTGCCGAACGAGCGAGATTAACCAGTAGTCGAACCGAAGAGCAACGGACAAAGTTCCGCGACATAGAGACTAATCATGCATAGTTTCGCTGCGGTTGGACTAAATCGCTGTTTCGGGTCCGTCGTCGCTGAGGCGCGTGTCCGGGACAAGCGCGAAAATGAACCTCCGGCCAGAGACGGTTCTTGCCTGTGCGGCATGGCGACCCGTATCATCAATCGCCCGCCCGCGCGGGCAGAGATGGCCGCCATCAGTCCCATACAGGCCCCCGACGATCGGCCCCGCATGCTCTCGCCGCTCGCGATCTTCAAGGTCGCGCTCGTGCTCCTGATGGTCGGAGGATCTGCGTGGCTTCTGTGGACACACACCGAATGGTTCGAGAACCCCCGGCTGATAAAGGTCGAGGTCCTGAGTTGGGGCATCTGGGGCCCCATCGTTTATATCCTGCTTTACGCGGTGGGCCCGTCGTTCCTGGTCCCGGGCGCGATCATGACGATCGCGGGCGGGCTTGCGTTCGGAACGTTGTGGGGCGCGGTTTACTCGGTGCTGGGAGCAGACGCGGGAGCGCTTATCGCGTTCGCCGCGGGCCGCTTTCTCGGACGTTCGTTCGTCGAGCACCTGGTGGGGGCGCGCTTCGAAAAGCTGCTCGCGCAGATCGGACGCCACGGCTTTCAGATCATCTTCTACCTGCGGCTGGTGCCGCTCATCCCCTATAACGCGCTGAACCTGCTCGCCGGCGCCTCGCCCATCAGCTTCAGCGACTATTTCTGGGCGAGCATGATCGGGATGATCCCGGGGACGATCCTGTTCGCGTTCCTGGGCGACGCGCTATGGCATCCGACCTCGCCGCGCTTTTTCCTCGCGCTCGCGTCGATCATGGTGTGCTTCGCCGGCGGCGAGCTGGCGCGCCGCCGCCGCTGGCTGCCCGGAAGCTGACTCGGGGCGCCCCGTAGAGCCGGCCCGGCATCGTTCGTTCAGGCCGCACAGCGGCGCCCGCGTCGGGGCCGCAGCGCCGTTCGAAGCTCTTTTCTCAGGTTCCGCTCTCCCAGCTTGCCAGGTATTTCTTCTGCTCGGCCGACAGTCGGTCGATTTTGATTCCCATCGCGGCGAGCTTCATGCTCGCGACTTCGTCCTCGATCGCGAGCGGGACGTTATGCACCTTGACCTCGAGTTGCGCGCCCGAGGCCCATGCCGCCGCCATCGCCTGCGTCGCGAAGCTCATATCCATCACCTGGGCGGGATGGCCTCCGGCGCAGGCGAGGTTGACCAGGCGCCCCTGGCCGAGCAGGTAGAGCTTGCGCCCATTGCGCAGATGGAAGGTCTCGACCTCGCGCTCGGCATGGCGATCGACGCGGCGCGCGAGCTTGCGCAGCCCGGGCAGGTCGATCTCGACGTCGAAGTGGCCCGAGTTGCAGATGATCGCGCCGTCCTTCATCGCGTTCATGTGGCTCGGCGCGATGATCTGCCGGTCGCCGGTGACCGTGACGAAGATGTCGCCGACGCGCGCCGCTTCCGCCATCCGCATCACCTGGTAGCC
Coding sequences within:
- a CDS encoding carboxylesterase family protein; this translates as MAFHTPIPPVGALRWTPPQPFGRWHGVFEATQFSSSCTQPDGLGGTSGSEDCLTLNIYTPRGRKNQNKHHGLPVMVWIHGGALVTGGGGFYDPTRMIEQGGVIVVTINYRLGLLGFFAHPAIDAEGHLNGNYGLMDQQLALRWVQRNIGAFGGDASRVTIFGESAGGQSVYAHLASPTATGLFQRAIAESGSYIQFQDYWTPISIVPLVQAESVGTSLVPSGTALAASVGCSGQTAECLRGVAASTIVLVEPSTIYPFVDGTILTQTPTAAFASGHFNRVPVISGGNHDEWRLFVADQYDATGHPLTDEADYEAAVDALWSGFGPAFGPFIFTVLYPLANYPIVPPIPGDPNPSPGIALGASGTDGIFACPERNGVQLLAASVTTYAYEFNDENAYLVFNEFPAPLFPPIKFPLGTAHFTEVPYLFDVFSTPSNFTPEQQSLSESMISYWTTFAATGDPNSAGQPLWSPYSVATDEFQSLVAPTPTVETTFDDEHFCSAFWNNF
- the rapZ gene encoding RNase adapter RapZ, whose product is MAPRRRARPHKARATAVSGSGAVSRKSRKPRNSARSPASEKASRTPRLIIVTGVSGSGRATAMRVLEDLGFYCVDNMPVALAESAMRLATRRDPELLGVALGIDSRERLFFPQWPRFFSDLERAGFRPEVIFLDAADEVLVRRYSETRRPHPMAESGASVAEGIRSERLALAEMRERADRVIDTTALSVHELREVITGSVLGAASGSAMTIALVSFGYKYGIPVGMDLVLDVRFLPNPFFVPGLRPLDGTDGRVRAYVMKHPEARRFIEETARLLGFLVPLYRREGKSYLTIGLGCTGGRHRSPTLALELARRLGKKSVTVQVRHHDIAR
- the raiA gene encoding ribosome-associated translation inhibitor RaiA, producing the protein MATKEPARKRNGRAEHKQRRREKLKARPVAEVAVTFRHVEPTEPIRLYAERKLGHVAQALKRPCTVHLILSVDKYRQCGEVTVKSGRLAVVAAQEETKDLYSVIDLLADKVQRQLKKHLEKIEARKWRSPSAGEVLSAVEEVESDSRS
- a CDS encoding TVP38/TMEM64 family protein encodes the protein MAAISPIQAPDDRPRMLSPLAIFKVALVLLMVGGSAWLLWTHTEWFENPRLIKVEVLSWGIWGPIVYILLYAVGPSFLVPGAIMTIAGGLAFGTLWGAVYSVLGADAGALIAFAAGRFLGRSFVEHLVGARFEKLLAQIGRHGFQIIFYLRLVPLIPYNALNLLAGASPISFSDYFWASMIGMIPGTILFAFLGDALWHPTSPRFFLALASIMVCFAGGELARRRRWLPGS
- the rpoN gene encoding RNA polymerase factor sigma-54, with product MAPELKLGQDLRLRQQLVMTPQLQQAIKILQLSLPELEAVVQNELESNPLLEMVEDRSPTATAADDGMAATPDTTPGSEPDLLPPEPELGAAPAEPEWNGNGDEQPAVEGIASEAGDAATEIKEDGRLDKLDWREYLENYSNNWQDNQESEPDDEHRQTLENTLTRRTSIEDHLMWQLRMSALDHNEQIVGATIIYNLNDDGYLETPVEDLAVQLETDPATVERVLKRVQRFDPPGVAARDLRECLFQQLANIGMEESLAARIVLNHLDLLEKHRYAEIARSLGVSVETVGQAAKVISLLEPKPGRDYGGQEPAYIVPDVFIHKMGNDYVVLLNEGAVPRLRLAGYYQRVLSDSAVAADTKEYLQERLRSARWLVKSIYQRQQTIFKVATSIVKFQRAFFDHGITHLRPLVLKDVAEDIGMHESTISRATANKYAHTQQGIFEMKFFFTSGVKGTSGEDVSAETVKEKIRAMVALEHTHDPLSDQAIAEFLRRDQINIARRTVAKYRQALGILPSARRKKVG
- a CDS encoding PTS sugar transporter subunit IIA, encoding MKITDILSPEMVLPELKGTTKPDVLHELSDYLASKHREIEPAALSAVLAERERLGSTAIGDGIAIPHGKLAGVNSIIGVFGRHQRGVDFDSLDGGSTHLFFLLVAPEDSASLHLKALARVSRLMKDPGFRERLTAAPDAAEIFRLIKEEDARH